A window from Leifsonia shinshuensis encodes these proteins:
- a CDS encoding DUF4062 domain-containing protein, protein MSATPRVIRTPDQRLRVFVSSTLKELAPERRAARAAIERLHLAPVMFELGARPHPPRELYRAYLEQSDVFVGLYWERYGWVAPEEQVSGLEDEYNLCPPELPRLIYIKDPAPGREPRLSELLDRIRNDDRASFKYIESPKELQVLLEADLAILLAERFELSRVATAPAQPAVTEAPAEPPALPAPLTRLIGRAADVEAIRGMLASGARLITITGPGGMGKSRLALAAAADPGDRSPDGAVFVDLAPARDENGVIGALAQALGVRDTGDAPLADKVTTALRDRRLLLLLDNFEQALPAAPVVTALLAAAPGTAAIVTSRSLLRVGGERRYELGPLPADDAAALFVERAHAVRPDFEITPENADDVARICTALDGLPLALELAAARVRVLPPRELARRLDRRLPLLVGGARDLPERQRTLRATIDWSAQLLDRPERALLAQLGVFEGGFSLEAAEAVAAAVPVDGEVVDVLPALAALVDNSLVRQHEDADAARFSLLATVREYALEQTQQDGTLDAVRDAHAAFYLALGERADAALEGAAQHDWVVRLGADTGNLRAAVRHLLDRRDWPGAAQLAWSLYVYWWIAGLLGEVRGWMDEVLAADEPLDDRTRAIALYFTQAITFWQDPAGTVAESLTESADLFHRTGVDDGEALALISLALAVLASPHPDPAAADDAMARSLDLFRGSGDRWGEAMAQVMLGRVALLRQQVDAALAHFEQSLELARDNGDELGVTIAQHHRGWARLLLGDAAGAASDFAACLALSNRLGHAEGIAYGLEGMVAVAALAGDARRAGRLLGASRSLRERTGLHNVPAFSFHQLFVDRMLAAGGTAGVDAETFEAAVAEGRSLPADQAVAEAEGLSP, encoded by the coding sequence ATGAGCGCGACGCCTCGCGTGATCCGCACGCCGGACCAGAGGCTGCGGGTCTTCGTCAGTTCGACCCTCAAGGAGCTCGCCCCCGAACGCCGGGCGGCGCGGGCCGCCATCGAGCGCCTGCACCTCGCCCCCGTGATGTTCGAACTCGGCGCCCGCCCGCACCCGCCGCGCGAGCTGTACCGCGCCTACCTCGAGCAGAGCGACGTCTTCGTCGGCCTGTACTGGGAGCGGTACGGCTGGGTCGCCCCCGAGGAGCAGGTCTCCGGTCTCGAGGACGAGTACAATCTGTGCCCGCCCGAGCTGCCCCGGCTGATCTACATCAAGGATCCGGCACCGGGACGGGAGCCGCGGCTGTCGGAGCTCCTCGACCGCATCCGCAACGACGACCGGGCGTCGTTCAAGTACATCGAATCGCCCAAGGAGCTGCAGGTGCTGCTGGAGGCCGACCTGGCCATCCTGCTCGCCGAGCGGTTCGAGCTGAGCCGCGTCGCGACAGCGCCCGCGCAACCGGCCGTCACCGAAGCGCCGGCCGAGCCGCCGGCCCTGCCCGCTCCCCTGACCCGACTCATCGGGCGGGCGGCGGATGTGGAGGCGATCCGCGGGATGCTCGCGAGCGGCGCCCGGCTCATCACCATCACCGGCCCCGGCGGCATGGGCAAGAGCCGGCTGGCGCTCGCCGCGGCCGCCGATCCGGGCGACCGATCCCCTGACGGCGCCGTCTTCGTCGATCTCGCCCCTGCGCGCGACGAGAACGGGGTCATCGGCGCGCTCGCGCAGGCGCTCGGCGTGCGGGACACCGGGGACGCCCCTCTGGCCGACAAGGTGACGACGGCCCTCCGCGACCGCCGCCTGCTGCTCCTGCTCGACAACTTCGAGCAGGCGCTCCCGGCGGCGCCGGTCGTGACCGCCCTGCTCGCGGCCGCTCCCGGCACGGCGGCGATCGTGACCAGCCGCTCGCTCCTCCGCGTGGGCGGCGAGCGCCGGTACGAGCTCGGACCGCTGCCCGCCGACGATGCCGCCGCGCTGTTCGTGGAGCGGGCGCACGCCGTCCGCCCCGACTTCGAGATCACCCCGGAGAACGCCGACGACGTGGCGCGGATCTGCACGGCGCTGGACGGCCTCCCCCTCGCCCTCGAGCTGGCGGCCGCGCGCGTTCGTGTGCTTCCGCCCCGCGAGCTGGCGCGACGGCTCGACCGCCGCCTCCCCCTGCTCGTCGGCGGAGCACGCGACCTGCCCGAGCGGCAGCGCACCCTGCGGGCGACGATCGACTGGAGCGCCCAGCTGCTCGACCGTCCGGAGCGGGCGCTGCTCGCCCAGCTGGGCGTCTTCGAAGGCGGCTTCTCGCTGGAGGCGGCAGAGGCCGTCGCTGCGGCCGTGCCGGTGGACGGTGAGGTCGTGGACGTGCTGCCCGCCCTGGCCGCGCTGGTCGACAACAGCCTGGTCCGGCAGCACGAGGACGCCGACGCCGCACGGTTCTCCCTGCTCGCCACGGTGCGCGAGTACGCGCTGGAGCAAACGCAGCAGGACGGGACGCTCGACGCGGTGCGCGACGCCCACGCGGCGTTCTACCTCGCCCTCGGCGAGCGCGCCGACGCCGCCCTCGAAGGCGCCGCCCAGCACGACTGGGTGGTCCGCCTCGGGGCGGATACCGGGAACCTCCGTGCCGCCGTCCGCCACCTGCTCGACCGGCGCGACTGGCCGGGCGCTGCCCAACTCGCCTGGAGCCTCTACGTCTACTGGTGGATCGCCGGTCTGCTCGGCGAGGTGCGTGGCTGGATGGACGAGGTCCTCGCCGCCGACGAGCCGCTGGACGACCGCACCCGTGCGATCGCGCTGTACTTCACGCAGGCGATCACGTTCTGGCAGGACCCGGCCGGGACGGTGGCCGAGAGCCTCACCGAGAGCGCCGACCTGTTCCACCGCACCGGGGTCGACGACGGCGAGGCGCTGGCGCTCATCTCGCTCGCGCTCGCGGTACTCGCCTCCCCCCACCCGGACCCTGCCGCCGCCGACGACGCGATGGCGAGGAGCCTCGACCTCTTCCGGGGCTCCGGCGACCGCTGGGGCGAGGCGATGGCACAGGTGATGCTGGGGCGCGTGGCGCTGCTCCGTCAGCAGGTGGATGCGGCGCTCGCCCATTTCGAGCAGAGCCTGGAGCTGGCCCGCGACAACGGGGACGAGCTCGGCGTGACCATCGCCCAGCATCACCGCGGGTGGGCGCGTCTGCTGCTCGGCGACGCGGCCGGGGCCGCATCCGACTTCGCGGCTTGCCTCGCCCTGTCGAACCGGCTCGGTCATGCGGAGGGGATCGCCTACGGTCTCGAGGGAATGGTGGCGGTCGCTGCGCTCGCCGGCGACGCCCGACGAGCCGGCCGGCTCCTCGGCGCGTCGCGCTCGCTGCGGGAGCGGACCGGTCTGCACAACGTCCCGGCGTTCTCCTTCCACCAGCTCTTCGTCGACCGGATGCTCGCCGCGGGCGGCACGGCCGGAGTCGATGCGGAGACGTTCGAGGCGGCGGTCGCCGAGGGACGGTCGCTCCCGGCGGACCAGGCGGTCGCCGAGGCGGAGGGCCTGAGCCCGTGA
- a CDS encoding helix-turn-helix transcriptional regulator → MASSRSEPNSLGEYLRARRELVDPASVGLRVTGVRRTPGLRREEVATLAGISADYYLRLEQGRDRHPSAQVLTALARVFDLDAAATAYLLSLADPQPTRARRPPRRTVPAGILQLLDVIDLPAFVEDRMFDVLAANPLATALSPSLRPGANRLRSVFLDEDERALYPEWEQATAGIIASFRASIGSDVDDPRIAQLVGELSLSSDHFRRLWARHDVKGLGGGASRLDHPRVGMLELRREKLPVGDSGGQLLVIYHASPGSASAAALQALRDEVAADGAAPTVTTASAGRLRAK, encoded by the coding sequence GTGGCCTCCTCCCGCTCCGAACCGAACTCCCTCGGCGAGTACCTCCGTGCCCGGCGCGAGCTGGTCGACCCGGCGTCCGTCGGTCTCCGCGTCACCGGCGTCCGGCGCACTCCCGGCCTGCGCCGCGAGGAGGTCGCCACGCTCGCCGGCATCAGCGCCGACTACTACCTGCGGCTGGAGCAGGGGCGCGACCGTCATCCCTCCGCCCAGGTGCTCACGGCGCTCGCGCGCGTCTTCGATCTGGACGCGGCCGCGACGGCGTACCTGCTGAGCCTCGCCGATCCGCAGCCGACCAGGGCGCGCCGACCGCCGCGCCGCACCGTGCCGGCCGGCATCCTGCAGCTCCTGGACGTCATCGACCTTCCGGCCTTCGTCGAAGACAGGATGTTCGACGTCCTGGCCGCGAACCCCTTGGCGACGGCCCTCTCCCCCAGCCTCCGGCCGGGCGCCAACCGGCTGCGCTCGGTGTTCCTCGACGAGGACGAGCGGGCGCTGTACCCGGAGTGGGAGCAGGCGACGGCGGGAATCATCGCCTCCTTCCGCGCCTCCATCGGCAGCGATGTCGACGATCCGCGCATCGCGCAGCTGGTGGGCGAGTTGTCGCTGAGCAGCGACCACTTCCGGCGCCTGTGGGCCCGCCACGACGTGAAGGGGCTCGGGGGCGGCGCGTCCCGGCTCGACCATCCGCGGGTCGGGATGCTGGAGCTCCGCCGCGAGAAGCTGCCCGTCGGCGACTCCGGCGGTCAGCTACTGGTGATCTACCACGCGTCGCCCGGGTCTGCCTCCGCCGCCGCGTTGCAGGCGCTGCGGGATGAGGTGGCGGCGGACGGCGCGGCCCCGACCGTGACCACGGCCTCGGCGGGTCGGTTGCGGGCGAAGTAG